The following are encoded together in the Candidatus Kapaibacterium thiocyanatum genome:
- a CDS encoding 5-formyltetrahydrofolate cyclo-ligase, whose product MNDITSEKKTVRTAALESRAHIKDDERSFWNQLIFERAHKIRAFQLAKRIHVYRDIRGEVATMPFIEYAWATGKDVYVPVVVADVMRHVRVTHATRWAPGGFGIHEPVPDEHGDTTDDDGFTTNDVVIVPLAAFDASCNRVGYGRGFYDRFLSATDAVSIGLAYECQKVAKVPVDIHDVPLRCVVTERQVYVRD is encoded by the coding sequence ATGAACGACATCACTTCGGAGAAGAAGACGGTACGTACGGCTGCACTAGAATCGCGTGCGCACATCAAGGACGACGAACGGTCGTTCTGGAATCAGTTGATCTTCGAGCGGGCTCACAAGATCAGGGCCTTCCAGCTAGCGAAGCGCATTCACGTCTATCGCGATATCCGTGGGGAAGTGGCGACGATGCCCTTCATCGAATACGCCTGGGCCACGGGCAAGGACGTCTACGTTCCTGTCGTCGTAGCCGATGTCATGCGCCACGTACGGGTCACGCATGCCACGCGATGGGCGCCGGGCGGCTTCGGCATCCACGAGCCCGTTCCGGATGAACATGGCGATACGACGGACGACGACGGCTTCACGACGAACGACGTCGTCATCGTTCCGCTGGCGGCCTTCGATGCCTCCTGCAACAGGGTCGGTTACGGAAGGGGATTCTACGACCGCTTCCTTTCGGCGACCGATGCCGTCAGCATCGGCCTCGCCTACGAATGCCAGAAGGTCGCGAAGGTACCGGTCGACATCCACGACGTTCCTCTGCGCTGCGTCGTTACGGAACGGCAGGTATACGTACGCGACTGA
- a CDS encoding peptidase M20 produces MTETLTYLAENAARFDAELHDFLSIPSVSTDPSAIPDVRRCAEWLAAHLTSIGMPDVRVLDTPGHPIVYAEHLGAGPDKPTVLFYGHYDVQPVDPIDLWTTPPFAPEVRDGRIYARGATDDKGQVFLHVKALEALIATTGGLPVNVKFLIEGEEEIGSPNLAPFVRQHADMLRCDAVAVSDTPMFAPGIPGLVYGLRGLAYLQIDVQGPDRDLHSGSYGGAVNNPLNALASILAQLKDVRTGRILVPGFYDEVLSLDDTERMELGQLEYDDQRLKDDVGVDTLYGEEGYSTLERLWARPTLDVNGMLGGFTGEGAKTVLPAKAMAKVSMRLVPHQRTADIVKKFTDYIQRIAPQGVTVTVTDLHGADPVLVPRDTKAMHAAARAMEETFGQRCRFTREGGSIPVVLLFDTVLKAPTVLMGFGLNNENAHSPDEHFDMSNFHEGMKAAARFYTNMGQDGTS; encoded by the coding sequence ATGACAGAGACACTGACCTATCTTGCCGAGAATGCCGCACGATTCGATGCGGAACTGCACGACTTCCTCTCCATTCCCAGCGTCAGCACGGACCCGTCGGCGATTCCCGACGTCCGCCGTTGCGCCGAATGGCTCGCGGCACATCTTACGTCCATCGGCATGCCGGATGTCCGCGTCCTGGACACACCCGGCCACCCCATCGTCTATGCCGAGCATCTCGGTGCCGGACCCGACAAGCCGACGGTATTGTTCTACGGTCACTACGATGTCCAGCCCGTCGATCCCATCGACCTGTGGACCACGCCGCCCTTCGCGCCCGAAGTGCGTGACGGCAGGATCTATGCCCGTGGTGCGACGGACGACAAGGGACAGGTCTTCCTGCATGTCAAGGCTCTCGAAGCGCTGATCGCCACGACCGGTGGTCTCCCCGTCAACGTCAAGTTCCTCATCGAAGGCGAAGAGGAAATCGGCAGTCCGAACCTCGCTCCCTTCGTTCGGCAGCATGCGGACATGCTCCGATGCGATGCCGTCGCGGTGTCGGATACACCAATGTTCGCTCCGGGTATCCCTGGTCTCGTCTACGGACTGCGCGGCCTGGCCTATCTTCAGATCGACGTCCAGGGTCCCGATCGCGACCTGCATTCGGGATCGTACGGCGGCGCCGTCAACAACCCGCTCAACGCGCTCGCGAGTATCCTCGCACAACTGAAGGATGTAAGGACCGGACGTATCCTCGTTCCCGGATTCTACGACGAAGTCCTGTCGCTCGACGACACGGAACGCATGGAGCTCGGACAACTCGAATACGACGACCAGCGTCTGAAGGATGACGTCGGTGTCGATACTCTCTATGGCGAAGAAGGATATTCGACGCTCGAACGCCTGTGGGCACGGCCCACACTGGACGTCAACGGCATGCTCGGCGGATTCACCGGCGAAGGTGCGAAAACCGTTCTTCCTGCGAAAGCCATGGCGAAGGTCAGCATGCGACTCGTGCCACATCAGCGCACCGCCGATATCGTAAAGAAGTTTACCGACTACATCCAGCGGATCGCACCTCAGGGAGTGACCGTCACCGTCACCGATCTCCACGGTGCCGATCCCGTCCTCGTGCCCAGGGATACGAAGGCCATGCATGCCGCCGCCAGGGCGATGGAGGAAACGTTCGGTCAGCGCTGCCGCTTCACACGAGAAGGTGGTTCCATTCCGGTCGTCCTGCTCTTCGACACCGTGCTCAAGGCTCCGACGGTGCTGATGGGCTTCGGGCTCAACAACGAGAACGCCCATTCGCCGGACGAACACTTCGACATGTCGAACTTCCATGAAGGCATGAAGGCGGCCGCACGGTTCTACACGAACATGGGACAGGACGGAACGTCATGA
- a CDS encoding N-acetyl-alpha-D-glucosaminyl L-malate synthase BshA yields MRIGMVCYPTYGGSGVLATELGQELARRGHSVHFITYAQPMRLDRFQDNIYYHEVETPTYPLLEFNLYTLALAGKIIDVAKYENLDILHVHYAIPHAISGYLAREIMQGSKPMRLITTLHGTDITLVGLEPSFHPLVKFSLERSDVVTAVSGFLQEKTRQNFAPDMSIRVIPNFVDTNLYQRTRCTQLERQIRGNGEHILMHVSNFRPVKRVQDCIHILSEVRKSINATLLLVGDGPERSEAERLVRDLGLVDHVKFLGKQSALPEILSVADIFLLPSQQESFGLSALEAMSCSVPVVATNIGGIPEVVAHGDTGYIAELGDVQRMAKYCVELLSNPKKLNIFSENARKRAVEKFDISLIVPQYEALYEEALMSGVTELS; encoded by the coding sequence ATGCGTATCGGAATGGTCTGTTATCCAACATACGGTGGCAGCGGTGTGCTCGCGACCGAACTCGGCCAGGAACTGGCACGGCGTGGTCACAGCGTCCACTTCATCACCTATGCCCAGCCCATGAGGCTGGACAGGTTCCAAGATAACATCTACTATCATGAGGTGGAGACGCCGACGTATCCACTGCTCGAATTCAATCTCTACACCCTGGCTCTGGCAGGCAAGATCATCGACGTCGCCAAGTACGAGAACCTCGATATCCTGCACGTCCACTATGCCATTCCGCATGCCATCAGCGGATATCTGGCGCGGGAGATCATGCAGGGCTCCAAGCCCATGCGCCTCATCACGACGCTGCATGGCACGGACATCACCCTCGTCGGACTCGAACCGTCCTTCCATCCTCTCGTGAAGTTCTCACTGGAGCGTTCGGACGTCGTGACGGCCGTATCGGGCTTCCTGCAGGAGAAGACGCGGCAGAACTTCGCGCCCGACATGTCCATACGCGTGATCCCTAACTTCGTGGATACGAACCTGTATCAGCGTACGCGGTGCACGCAACTGGAACGTCAGATACGCGGCAACGGCGAACACATTCTCATGCACGTATCCAACTTCCGTCCGGTGAAGAGGGTACAGGACTGCATCCACATCCTCTCCGAAGTACGCAAGAGCATCAATGCCACGCTGCTCCTGGTGGGCGATGGCCCCGAACGTTCCGAAGCCGAACGGCTCGTGCGCGATCTCGGTCTCGTCGATCACGTGAAGTTCCTCGGAAAGCAGTCGGCCCTGCCGGAAATCCTTTCCGTGGCCGACATCTTCCTTCTTCCGAGCCAGCAGGAGAGTTTCGGTCTGTCGGCCCTCGAGGCCATGAGCTGTTCGGTGCCCGTCGTGGCCACGAACATCGGCGGCATTCCGGAAGTCGTCGCGCACGGAGATACGGGCTACATCGCCGAACTCGGCGATGTGCAACGCATGGCCAAGTACTGCGTCGAACTGCTCTCCAATCCCAAGAAGCTCAACATCTTCAGCGAGAACGCGCGCAAACGCGCCGTGGAGAAGTTCGACATCTCCCTCATCGTCCCCCAGTACGAAGCCCTGTACGAAGAGGCCCTGATGTCAGGCGTCACCGAACTGTCGTAG